The following are encoded in a window of Ruminiclostridium herbifermentans genomic DNA:
- the csx19 gene encoding type III-D CRISPR-associated protein Csx19, giving the protein MGDTKEMNWSDIEVEIKNVIPQDLIGRLKSIYENRTEDDSDNKQKFIVSEKDENCFVYAVFKDHVCFGKFVNMKFCDKFKNDNEFTQNDTNNLLELRVFNRCFEVRVIYSFEQDKFLYRYLDDYNESKKLYIYKEEHYLDGEWQKDGKFKSKIRNLPELPFNAEAYKDQDLKLLIKTYIKFNEDGSPEVADWRLAGFKAGGNEVECDG; this is encoded by the coding sequence ATGGGTGATACTAAAGAAATGAACTGGTCAGATATAGAAGTGGAAATAAAAAATGTAATTCCTCAGGATTTGATTGGTAGACTAAAGAGTATTTATGAAAACAGGACAGAAGATGATTCTGATAATAAACAAAAATTTATAGTGAGTGAAAAAGATGAAAATTGCTTTGTATATGCAGTTTTCAAAGATCATGTTTGTTTTGGAAAATTTGTAAACATGAAGTTTTGTGATAAGTTTAAAAATGATAATGAATTTACTCAAAATGATACAAATAACTTGTTAGAACTTCGAGTTTTTAATAGATGCTTTGAGGTTAGGGTTATATATTCATTTGAACAAGATAAGTTCTTATATCGCTATCTTGATGATTACAATGAGTCAAAAAAGCTTTATATATATAAAGAAGAGCACTATCTTGATGGTGAGTGGCAAAAAGACGGTAAATTTAAAAGTAAAATTAGAAATTTGCCCGAGCTGCCTTTTAATGCTGAAGCTTACAAAGATCAGGATTTAAAGCTATTAATTAAGACTTACATAAAATTTAATGAAGATGGCTCTCCAGAAGTAGCAGATTGGAGATTAGCAGGATTTAAAGCTGGAGGAAATGAGGTGGAGTGTGATGGGTGA
- a CDS encoding RAMP superfamily CRISPR-associated protein, translating to MTNSTKERVYIKLILTTKSPFSVCSGMDEFSDKDIIKQGDEPFIPGSTLAGVFRHYIKTNGLDSSDMSIDDIDKEFFGYIHRGNSKEEHKARQSEIIFGDAVLAEVEGRNSSENNAENNSSTNNTDNPNKKSKSRFVISFRDGVKLDDRKTAIDTGKYNYEIIEKGAKFEAIIEYCGEKAKVFKAIINKIAIAINSGDLRIGSKTSRGLGYMEAEYYTKSFIKGECKAEDWLEFDPYCSSEWKDGNYTSREDLGSNDIYGIEAKIKIPDTIMIRDYNVDPNIIVQNNSQQSGENDSNSEQRIDCKNNSEKNKVKSYPNIEKFDYGQLCLDDETPVIPGTTWAGAFRHRSKIILEEILNSMDLNAIGVDVNDDKDNVRRKINEKVNRILSIAFGQNENEQNAENTKNNNVQNSSTNNISDNKTEVDGSKKNKKQFCKSNLSFFESEIENFTIMPITRTKIDRFTGGSMHGALFTENVCCGGETKLKIGINRKCDEKKAVLGLVFLFLDELNDGLLAVGGETAVGRGLMKVTDIKIHKDIVKEIANDIGKDIPQNNEKDIVSKECLKSLAEELRKNG from the coding sequence ATGACAAATAGTACGAAAGAAAGAGTATATATAAAACTAATTCTTACAACAAAATCTCCTTTTTCAGTATGCTCAGGTATGGATGAGTTCAGCGATAAGGATATTATCAAGCAAGGAGATGAACCATTTATTCCAGGCTCAACACTGGCAGGAGTATTCAGGCACTACATAAAAACAAATGGTTTAGATTCATCTGATATGAGTATTGATGATATTGATAAAGAATTCTTTGGATATATTCATAGAGGAAACTCAAAAGAGGAACACAAGGCAAGGCAAAGCGAAATAATTTTTGGTGATGCAGTACTTGCAGAGGTAGAAGGTAGAAATTCTTCTGAAAATAATGCAGAGAATAATTCTTCCACGAATAACACAGACAATCCAAACAAAAAATCAAAATCCAGATTTGTTATTTCATTTAGAGATGGTGTAAAGTTGGATGATAGGAAAACAGCCATTGACACTGGAAAGTACAATTATGAAATTATTGAAAAGGGTGCGAAATTTGAAGCAATAATTGAATATTGTGGTGAAAAAGCCAAAGTATTTAAAGCGATAATTAACAAAATAGCAATTGCAATCAATTCAGGCGACCTTCGTATAGGCTCAAAAACAAGCCGTGGATTGGGTTATATGGAAGCAGAGTATTATACAAAAAGCTTTATAAAGGGAGAATGCAAAGCTGAAGATTGGTTGGAATTTGATCCATATTGTTCTTCTGAGTGGAAAGATGGAAATTATACATCAAGAGAGGACCTTGGTAGTAATGATATTTACGGAATTGAAGCAAAAATTAAAATACCAGATACAATAATGATACGTGATTATAATGTTGATCCAAATATTATAGTTCAAAATAATTCTCAACAAAGTGGAGAAAATGATAGTAATTCTGAACAGAGAATAGATTGTAAAAATAACTCTGAAAAGAACAAAGTCAAAAGTTATCCTAATATAGAAAAATTTGATTATGGACAACTTTGTTTGGACGATGAAACACCTGTAATTCCTGGTACAACTTGGGCAGGAGCATTCAGACACAGGTCAAAAATTATTTTGGAAGAAATATTAAATTCTATGGACTTAAATGCAATAGGCGTTGATGTAAATGATGATAAAGATAATGTTAGACGCAAAATAAATGAGAAAGTTAATCGCATACTTAGCATTGCCTTTGGTCAGAATGAAAACGAACAAAATGCTGAAAATACTAAAAACAATAACGTTCAAAATAGTAGCACAAATAATATAAGTGACAACAAAACGGAAGTAGATGGAAGCAAGAAAAACAAAAAACAGTTCTGCAAATCAAACCTCAGCTTTTTTGAAAGTGAAATTGAGAATTTCACAATTATGCCTATAACAAGAACTAAAATAGATAGATTTACTGGTGGCTCAATGCATGGAGCTCTATTTACTGAAAATGTATGCTGTGGTGGAGAAACAAAACTAAAAATAGGAATAAACAGAAAATGTGATGAGAAAAAAGCTGTATTGGGTTTAGTTTTCCTTTTCCTTGATGAACTTAATGATGGGCTGTTAGCTGTAGGTGGTGAAACTGCTGTAGGTAGAGGACTTATGAAGGTTACTGATATTAAGATTCATAAAGATATAGTAAAGGAAATAGCGAACGATATAGGAAAAGATATACCCCAAAATAATGAAAAAGATATAGTAAGTAAAGAATGCTTAAAATCACTTGCGGAGGAGTTGAGAAAAAATGGGTGA
- a CDS encoding RAMP superfamily CRISPR-associated protein, whose protein sequence is MKHYRIKIELKSDLCAASGSGHGCYIDSDVCFDKFGFPYIPAKRLKGCLLEAANELIEWESCTEEDKKRLFGEKGLNEGGAFSISNAYIENYREIYTMLDEMYSQSENVHNQQGIKDTKNENKGEKQIKRSDIINYFTSTRTRTAINESTGAAKDGSLRTIRVINCIDPIKKEKFDNLKNEDVANKNNHEKNNENNIETNINDINRVFIAEASLSDPSDKELLVKCCKALRHIGSHRTRGFGAVKLSLEENNAIEKNVINISDNCNKIKLLIRLDSPIMISSNKASESMDYIPGSTILGYFAGQYLKYNKDDENFYKFFVNGQEDGLYFSNFYISDKNYSRYFPAPVTCKKEKISEGICYNSVFYEKEQKQNPSKSLTNKFIRDIDIYPFGKLPDCKSSKENNCKNEYEIDKKRFVEVKKEVFYHHARPVDDKDGKKSKDKAIDTFYQYNAISADQYFIGEIKGSKEGIKTIVDLLNKNNCKMRIGKSKTAQYGSVTVVKYKEETSDEIKISVNNGNELAVVAQSHIMLLDDLGGNIIKPEEIVKKIAEKLFGKDDTKKYCDNEKISFIKVDQIGSYNRKWNLERPPVPAIATGSVFTFIYTGDEKEINKYISIGERQNEGLGKMYVWVKDAVLNDNLALKEKDWISTSNKEKAKTPDLENVLSILINNIKRQENLLKLKKKALYNAERLNNNSEKIDNQQKLSINSTTINNLLVKYINGWKYSDFVEFISYIKDTDKRKMVEELVFKDKEEGSLEINSSNESNNSPEVNTNSINKAAEEKRKDLNEIKESIERFEDVKKISNNNAKEELLEYYLKYYYINLLTQCRLNIRIIGNEKGGDKNDK, encoded by the coding sequence ATGAAACATTACAGGATAAAAATAGAGCTTAAATCAGATTTGTGTGCGGCATCAGGCAGTGGACACGGATGCTATATAGATAGTGATGTATGCTTTGATAAATTCGGATTCCCATATATTCCTGCAAAAAGGCTAAAGGGCTGTTTGCTAGAAGCTGCTAATGAATTAATAGAATGGGAAAGCTGCACTGAGGAGGATAAGAAACGACTTTTTGGTGAAAAGGGATTAAATGAAGGTGGAGCATTTAGCATATCTAATGCCTACATAGAGAATTATAGAGAAATTTATACTATGCTTGATGAAATGTATAGCCAGTCTGAGAATGTACACAATCAGCAAGGCATAAAAGATACTAAAAATGAAAACAAAGGCGAGAAACAAATAAAAAGAAGTGACATTATAAACTACTTTACGTCTACCAGAACCAGAACAGCAATTAATGAATCAACAGGAGCGGCTAAAGATGGAAGCCTCAGAACCATTAGAGTTATTAATTGTATAGATCCCATTAAGAAAGAAAAATTTGATAATTTAAAAAATGAAGATGTAGCTAACAAAAACAATCATGAAAAAAATAATGAAAATAATATCGAAACCAATATAAACGATATAAACAGGGTATTCATTGCTGAGGCAAGCTTGTCAGACCCAAGTGATAAAGAACTATTAGTTAAATGCTGTAAAGCATTAAGGCACATTGGCTCACACAGGACAAGGGGCTTTGGAGCAGTAAAGCTCAGTTTAGAGGAAAATAATGCAATTGAAAAAAATGTAATTAATATTTCTGATAATTGTAATAAAATTAAGCTTCTGATCAGATTGGATTCACCGATAATGATTTCCAGCAATAAGGCTTCTGAATCAATGGACTATATTCCAGGCTCAACTATATTAGGCTATTTCGCAGGTCAGTATTTAAAGTATAACAAAGATGATGAAAATTTCTATAAGTTCTTTGTTAATGGTCAGGAGGATGGATTGTATTTTTCTAATTTCTATATTTCGGATAAGAATTATAGCAGATATTTTCCAGCACCTGTTACATGTAAAAAAGAAAAAATCAGTGAAGGAATTTGCTATAATAGTGTATTTTATGAAAAAGAACAAAAACAAAATCCTTCTAAATCTTTAACAAACAAGTTTATCCGTGATATAGATATTTATCCATTTGGTAAATTGCCTGACTGTAAGAGTAGTAAAGAGAATAACTGCAAAAATGAATATGAAATTGATAAAAAACGTTTTGTGGAGGTCAAAAAAGAAGTATTCTACCATCACGCAAGACCTGTTGATGATAAAGATGGTAAAAAGTCAAAGGACAAAGCTATAGATACATTTTATCAATATAATGCAATAAGTGCAGACCAATACTTTATTGGTGAGATTAAAGGCAGCAAGGAAGGCATAAAGACGATAGTTGATTTGCTTAATAAAAATAACTGCAAAATGCGTATTGGAAAGTCAAAAACTGCTCAATATGGCTCTGTAACAGTTGTTAAGTATAAAGAGGAAACATCAGATGAAATAAAAATTTCAGTAAACAATGGTAATGAACTTGCAGTAGTTGCACAATCACATATTATGCTTCTTGATGATTTGGGAGGCAATATTATAAAGCCAGAGGAAATTGTTAAGAAAATTGCAGAGAAGCTTTTTGGCAAGGATGATACAAAGAAATATTGTGACAATGAAAAAATATCATTCATTAAGGTTGACCAAATAGGCAGCTACAATAGGAAATGGAATTTGGAAAGACCTCCTGTTCCAGCAATTGCTACAGGTAGTGTGTTTACTTTTATATATACAGGTGACGAAAAAGAAATTAATAAATACATTAGCATAGGCGAAAGACAGAATGAGGGCTTGGGCAAAATGTATGTCTGGGTAAAAGATGCTGTTTTAAATGATAATCTAGCTCTAAAGGAAAAAGACTGGATTAGTACAAGCAATAAAGAGAAAGCTAAAACTCCAGATTTGGAAAATGTGCTTAGTATATTAATAAATAATATCAAAAGGCAAGAAAACTTATTAAAACTTAAGAAAAAAGCACTTTATAATGCAGAAAGGCTTAATAATAATTCGGAAAAAATAGATAATCAACAAAAGCTTTCAATTAATTCAACAACTATAAATAACCTTCTTGTAAAATACATAAATGGTTGGAAGTATTCGGACTTTGTGGAATTTATCAGTTATATTAAAGATACGGATAAAAGGAAAATGGTAGAAGAACTAGTATTTAAGGATAAAGAAGAAGGTTCCTTAGAAATTAATTCTTCTAATGAATCAAATAATTCTCCAGAAGTTAATACTAATTCAATCAACAAAGCTGCTGAAGAAAAAAGGAAAGATTTAAATGAAATAAAAGAATCCATTGAAAGATTTGAAGATGTGAAAAAAATAAGTAATAACAATGCAAAAGAAGAACTTTTGGAATATTATTTGAAGTACTATTACATTAACTTGCTGACACAATGCAGACTTAACATAAGAATAATTGGCAATGAAAAGGGAGGCGATAAAAATGACAAATAG